atgttttctattttgaaatattgataAATAAATTGTCCGTGATGTAGAGTAACAGACTGCCCCTACAGTTCGGCATGCATGGGAACCGCAGATTGTTGCAAATGTAACCATCacagtgtgaaatacagttTAACTGCTGGAGTCAGGTCAGTGCCGCGAAAGCACTCAAAACTTTGACTTTTCACGCGGAGGTACCAAAACACGGGGGAAAGTATTTAACGCGACATACGagacgtttttatttttacaggtaATGAAACTGTCTCCATTTAATACTGATGGACGGCGTTAACGGCGGTTTTGGCGCTCGTGTTATTCCTCTggcgctggctaaaacctcttttaaGGGGCGCCAAAACTTTCTCTATGCAGTATAAACCCAGGATAAATACCGGTAATAACTTCATAAAACTAACCATTAAACTCCGGATCGACTCCAGCCGTCTTCTCTGCGGGGGAAAAGATCGATGTGGGGAAAAGcaacttcttcttctgtgtgttAATTAGCGGATCGCAAACCAAGTTTAAGGCTCAAACCGCCACCTACATTTACTGTATTGGAGTGTGTAGAATAACCAATGGCATTAATTAATCTGCACGGAGGAGTAGGGTCTGTTGTGTTTGAGTGAGGGCGCGAGAGAGAATACGGCAGTATGTGGCGGTCAACATTGATTGTGTGGCGGGCCGCCACAAATATAtcaatgtatgggaaacactgcaatggaatatttttttgttggaaTTGTTTGGAAAAGTTGGTTTGGAATGagatcatcggttccaaatttaacacacaCAACTTTTGGTTCCCGTAGCGGCCACCGTACTttcaggcgcttgttgtgttgccgCCACGGAACACCGTAAGCGGCGCTCCAAAATGTGGCCTTATTTTTGGagaagcccggtaaaactgtaaatcaccattgaattaaaacattttcatccTATCTGTGAAGTGAACATGTGAcgcgtttcaactccacccctcaaagattTGGAATCGAGAATGGATAAGAACTgcaatcgaaaggaagaatcagaattggaatcagaattgtcaaaatcaaaacgatgcccaaccctatttaCGACATAGGCTTGATGAGAGCACGCAAAAAAACACCTAATGTCTAAAGTCTTTATTCTGAAAAGAAACCCCCACCTTATTAATAGTTTCTATCAGTTTTTGAGGCTGTGTTGTTTCACATTCGTGTTGTTGTTTTAACGCTAGGCCAAACCcaaggaggtggaggtgaaacCCATGAAGGAGCCAGATCTGAAGCCTCAGAAGGACACAGGCTGTGTCCTCTCCTAAACCTTCCACGTTCCATTTCAGCCTCATGCTTCAGTACCATCTAttgtagaaaacaaaaaatccatatatctttttgtgtaaACCTCAATAgggaaaatattttgtttttttcaacattaatcCATGGTGTTTTACATGTATGCTGAAACGTGTATTGTATTTGGGTATGACATCTTTGCATCTAAGCCAGAGCCAGGCCTCCTCTTAACAGCACacagtaaaagtaaagtaaacttaaaacattttaaaagatgcAAAGTTGTTTTAGGTTATTGTTagtaactagaaaatgcatttcctgcagaaactGCATGTGAATGCTGAACAGCTGTCACTACACTGAATTGCTGGCTTAAATGTGGAACATTGTGGAACATTTTAAGGTTTGAAATGCGTATTGTATTTGGGTATGATCAGTCTTTGCATCTAAGCCAGAGCCAGGCCTCCTCTTAACAACACACAGATTCTCCTAAAGTAAacctaaaacatttttaaaagatgaaGACTTCAGTTTATTGTTAGTAATTACATGTCAGCTGAAATGATTCCTTTGGAATATGTTTTTACATGGGGTTATTTCAAGTACGACTATAAATAAGCCTTATTGGTGAAGTAGTCCCATTAATGGTGCCTTTGGCTGCAATGTAAAGCTGCTCACTGTGGCCTCCTACAGAAGTGTATACAGGGTTTTTAACTGTTTGGCACTGGAGTGCTCTGGTCTGAATTTAAATGACCCAAATAACAAAAACGGGCCTATAAAAACATGCTGAACATGGCCTCAGGATATGGATCTAAACAAAAGATGCAGTAGTAGCATCTGAATTTTCCCCATTACATAGACTATGACGCAACCATCCAGGATAGATAACTGTAGGGAATTCCGACAATCAGCCTGTATTCCAAAATGTAGTTGAGATGATTTGAATGCATTTCAAGCTGAGATTTGATCCGAACGTCCTCATAAAACACGTTAATGATAATAAACAGAACTGAAATGTAAATCAATCACGGACAGACAATGAACTGCCTGTGTCTTCGCTGGTGCATTTGGTTTGTTTTAGCTGTAGCCGTTTAACAATCAATACTTTATTTACATCACACGACATGATGTACTGTAGCTTTTTTAGTACGTGACAAGATGTAGCGGCCTAttgttttctgcttcttttttttttttttttacttttattcattTGAGAAAAACTTTCTTACTGGATGAGGCTGAATCTTTCTTTAACATGCTTAGGGATTCTGGGATGGATCCCTGTTAATAGTAGttcttttattatatttatttcgATTGTATAATGATATTTTTAGTTGGAAAACACTGACCGTAACTCAAATCATATGTTTTTGGTGAtgttgattttcatttttttatgtttcagtgGATGCACCGAAACACCCGCTGATTACATACAGTAACATGCTTACTCTTGTAAACTTTTCAGTCGCTGGGAGAGAGTGCTGTTGTCAATAGttgacattatatatatatatatatatatatatatatatatatatatatatatatatatatatatctatatatatatatatatatatatatatatatatatatatatatatatatatattctgtacaTCTATCGAGTGTTATCCACCTTCCTCAAAGACAAAGATGATGAGCATTATCAAATCAGGAGCTGGGAGTTCCTAAAGTTATTTCATGTGCTGCTGAAGAGCTGCTCCGGCTGCTTCACAGAAGTTGTCTACAAGTTGTAAACTCTACCGCTTTTGAAAATAAAGTCACGTCGGTTAAAGCAGAACTATCAATCGCTGGAgacttatatattatataaactgTAACATACTGCTCAACATGTACTCATTTATGCCCCTACATGCATATTGGCTTACATGAGCTAGACTCTTAACTGTAGTGGAAGGCAGACATTATAGCACATTGTAACACCTTTGCACTTTATATTCACTTGTGCAGGGATTTCAGTGGGGATCTGATGGAATTATAATGCCCGAGGCACTTAACCCGTTGTTCTTTATACCTGGAACGGTGGATTTAAATGAGCAGAAATCAGACCAGTGCtagtccttttattttttttaattcaattttatttatagtataaaaatcataaaaaagagttatctcaagacactttacagatagagtaggtctagaccacactataatttacaaagacccaacaattccagtaattcccccaagagcaagcagttagtgcgacagtggcgaggaaaataCTCCCTTTtcgggagaaacctcggacagacccaggctcttggtgggcggtgtctgacggtgccggttgggggtgtgatgaacagtggcaataacagtcacaataaagataatagaactatgactataaatagtagttgtagtagttcattgcgtagcagggcactgcagggcaagTGTTCATTAATAGTGTCTCTGATCACCATTACAGTGCACACTCCTGTAGCTCAATATTCCTCCTCTAATGGTGTCCttcatgtaaaatgtatttcaaatggTATTAAATCATCCATAAAACTCATTCTTTCCACGTCTTAtgcctatatacagtatgtcaacaTGATTTAAACATCATCCTGtctattaaaggtcccataggtgcttttttttttgggggggggggggttcatacTTGTGTActtgaacatgtttacatgcttttaacccttgtgttgtcttccccatcaaccatgcaactttttgttgttCTGGGTCCAAATTTCAAACTTGAACCCTTTTGTCGCTCTTTCCagtgtttttgtcgatttttttttttctgcgattgttttttgacgtttttttttaaaccacatttttcaacacgttctcacactcgtctcgtaaaatacggacgcttggtcgggtgcctttgtcgttcttattgacgctaaaagtctcctttagcgctttaagtaaacgcgcttggtcgggactattggcgtcccttttgacgcagttatgttcaggaaaaggtcgtgggtgggcttacggttccgtgacacgcgggaaatacgggacggttgggtttaggaaagggtcgtgggtgggcgtacggttccgttACAAGCGGGACGCGaaccctgctctcctgggtgatattcctgtgtttgacctatccaccccccccaaccaacctccttacgtggaAATTGGCCCCAACATACTACTcactaaatcctatctaactgctgctctccgcGATGCGTtacataaacacgctgaaagacgcctttttcatcgcatcagacgctgacagccactgtccaaacatccttattttacgagttcggaatgagaacgggttgcattTTTacgacatttgtcacttttcctaaagttctttgtcattttttccccccGATGTCTTTGTCgatttgacgtttttgttgttttgtttttttccccccaacatTTGTGCCACTTTTGGTACTACATTTGTGCTACAACATTCTTTTATCAAttcttttcttcaaatgctataaaatgtaataaaaacacccaaattcattGGAAGAAGTGAGCTGATCACTTATTTTACTTGTGGAGTGTTATATAGAAACATCCAcgttatttattttgacaatttggatgaaagaaacccacatttctgatatagaaacttagggttaatgttaaaaaaagaacaacttatttttctcatactgtctgaatatacatgcattcaccctctgtctaaaACGCTCCGTTTTAAGCGCCTGTCTTTTTAAATCCCTCCTCCCAAAAAAATACGTACATATAGTTGTGACATtatacagaagtcctgacgacCCGTTTTAAAAGTTTCTGAATACGGACTGTGTGCGTTTACCTTTGGATAAAGCATTTTGATACTTACTCCCAGTATTTATATAGAACCTCCTGAACTGCTGTATGATcacaaaagacatggaaatctcacctTTTTACAATATAGGACCTTTAATATGTAAAAGGGGGtactccaccaattttacacagAGAGGTCAGTTGTACTGGTCATGGTTAATGCTACTCAAAACCTTTTGTATGATGTATTTTGTTTCTCTGGAGGAGTTTTGTCGAGCTCTGCGTAAGAAAATAACTGGTGATGTAATCGGTTATCTCACCTTGAGCTCGGAGACGACAGATTTCTAAAAGAGAGCCTGCGTTTCCCAACATGCAGCGTGTCCCAAATCCATACTACACGCTAGATCCATAcagtatttcaatcaggagagacttcgttgctgATATGCAAAGATGTATTGTACATacgcataatatgaaatgtacagtctttggagattagacaaCCAGAAAACCAAAGGTGGTGTGAGGAGCCCGAAAAAACCAAGGCGAGGAGCCGACGGTAGCGGCCTGCCGGAGGAGGACCCAGGAGACGTGCGTGATGAAGACTGGAGgtgcaaggggaggaggagggtcgtAGCCTGAAATGAcatctgagcagcagagagagaggtttaaaacagggatgtcatgctgtgattggctcgtgaaattcatggctgcttctgattggttaaaataaaagtgaacgcctctaaCAGCTGTTCAGTTTAGAAGATGAGAGGTGAGggccgagcgttactgcgcagcctccaactgagagagacgacgtaaatgtgacgtgagcaacgtgtctgaaagttgtaagtcttctggtagctgtgccaagagaaatctcaatcattcccaacatttgcagagacggagagagtaggtatatgtaaggcacataggcacaggctaattattgctaactaaaatgctagctaacattagtagcgagcttctcctgtactatacggtaatttctctactgtgtgacagaaagtcgcgtggttatgacacaatcgttagcctatttttacaaaaacgcctactacggagccataacgtgagatacaaggtaatggagccttttatacattgtcgtgtttctttagaaataaacaacggacaaataaagtctttaaacgcttcagatgtaaagttattcgctgtcaaagtggcgccaaaatgaacggcagtcaatggaatgctaacgggaggtgactgcttgttagcatcaaaatggcgccataggagctaccatagacagtaaataaacgggagctacgcgttccgaggagaagctaacccccttgggggaaaaaagtgattaaagtcTTCCTGAAGGAATTTATGCTGTGCTCCATGTACTACATACTACTCATCATAATACACTTTTAGCAGTTAGTATACAACGAAATCAACACACTTTACAATGAGGAAATGATACAATACGTTCTGTGTCAATCACACcgcaacttttaaatgtttctgccaACTTGTTCAGCAAAATGCTTTATCTTTCCGGAACTGTCTCATCACCACCcacaatgtatttttaaaacGTTCATCTGTGAGCCGGTTGGGCTCCGCTTGGCTGTTATCTGTCATGtaattgaaatacattttagtcAACGTCAAATACGCCAGGCTTAGTTTAAGGGAAACATCCTGGATTTAAATATTCCGACTTTAGTATGAAGTGCTGCAGCCAGCAgataaacaaaatgtatgtatgatatCAAAGAGTGTGTAACAAATGATTTCTGTAACTTTCAGGCCACCTAAGGGACAAATATAAGGGGAAtgttggaaacatttaaaagctgGCAATAAACCTTGACATTCTTCACAATGCAACAAgcccagccccccccccccctcaagcCCAGCCCAAGAATGAAACTGATTGCATCACAGCGACAGCTCTCTAACTACTTACCTGATAAGGTTTGCACCGCTGCACTCGCCGTCTCAGGATTCAAGAGGGATCCTGTGTCATGTAGTTGTTTTTCTCCACAAAGCAGAGTCGGCCGTGGATGGACACACGGTTAGCGGCTGTGACACGAGACGGGATTGAAAGTGTTGAAAGTGTTGCATTGGAGCGACAAAGAAAGACTTATGAAGAATGAACAACAGCCACCCGGAAGTAAGTGTTGTAATAATGAAGCAAGACAAACAGACGTGTTAGCTCAGGTTGCGTCCAGTTACACTAGCAAAAGGTGTAAGGTAACGTTTAACAGCTGTGTGGGACTTTGGTAAATCTTTACTCTGGAGCCTGATgtctgtaaatatatatatatatatatatatatatatatatatatatataatttattttttttaaaagactatAAATGACAACATGATGCACACAGATAATAGGATACACACACAacttgtcaaacaaacaaaaagcttGTCCTATCTGTCAGACATCACCTGACATACAGGAAACAGAGTTTGGGAGTCCCGCCCTGACCAAACAGAGGAGGATTACCTACTTCTCCAGTGGGGAAACTCTGGAGGAGGAAGACagtgaagaggaagaagaggaagaagagcagTCATCAAACAGACCTCCCTTCAGAGAACCTGCAGAGAGGGTGGGACATTGTTTAGAGAGAAATGTCATGTTTGATGTCATAAAGTGGCATTCCTATCATCTGTTTGTTTCCGTCTCTTGTTTCTCAGACTAGGCTGTCATTCAAGAATGTGGCCCTTCTAGTTGGAAGGATTTCCCTGCTGGGTACGTAATGTGACaattaaatacatacaaagcATACTGAATTAATAACGGGCCTAATTATAGTTATGAATTTAGTCTAACCGAGTTACTACTGTTATGTCATTGTTGCCAAAATTAGCTTGCGATTTCCTTGGAGAGAGACTAGCTGGTGCACTAGGACTGAATGCAGCCAAATACCAGTATGCCATAGATCAACACCATCGTGACCACAAGGTAATGTGAAATACACTGACAGCCCTATGGATGGTTATTTCCTTGTATTTCACTCTCTGTGTTTCCTCTATCTTCAGCAGACAACAAGCAGCAAAGCCACAGACAACCTGAAGGGAGAACAGGCAGCCACCATCCATCTCTCTTCCGGACTGGATGGGAGTCATTACGGTGCTACAGGACATGTAAGATGCCCCGCTGATACCCAGGAAAGCTGTGATGAGAAACACATGGACAGAAGTGAAGGTTGTCACAACAGAGCCTATCAAGCAGATGAGGATTAGTTGAATTAAAACTAATGGGACGAAAAACAATGGAATAAGagttgtgatttgtttaaagtgcactttgtataaaaaaaaataaaaaaaatacaataatgcTTGCCTAAAGTGTCGTTGGGGCTGTTTATAGTATGGTACTGCTACAACAAAACAATATGAGAAGACGAGGATGGGATTCGAACccacccatttttttttttttaaagctacattgtgtaagaatttctcccatctagcggggAAATTGTTTccgacaaccaactgaatattaccgtattttccggactataagtcgctccggagtacaagtcgcatcagtcaaaaatgcgtcatgaagaggaaaaaaaacatatataagtcgcatttatttagaaatttatttcacaaaatccaagaccaagaacagacatttaatctggaaaggcaagttattcaactacacaatagcacacagaacaaggggctgaatacggtatgtgtccggtatgttaacgtaacgtaactgcactgttgacgagcctctcccagcagcacgttgttcaagcacccatcttgtggactccttcctccagctctggccatctggatttcagcgtgcgactagctttctttgttttcttcattgtagtaagactaaccttttctccagtccctcacaagtttctcactcactccaaactttcgttctgctgctcgattaccgtttttggctgcgtattttactacctgcagtcgcctgcagtttcttttcttactcagttgtctttaggagcagcatatagtcgtcacaagcctagagtacctgtagacggtaatgttttcagcaagaaataacatttaaaacatgttaaattatatatattttgatatataagtcgcacctgactgtaagtcgcaggaccagccaaagtatgaaaaaaagtgggacttatagtccggaaaatacggtactttCTAGACCTTCCCATTCCGAGcacctacggtggccgaacccgaaatgagCTCCTAGTATCTCCATCATTTACAcggagctgttctagccactccaatattatcTTTGGTcttgtcgcgttgtcgttttaattctcttttttcgcttccctggcgagtaatctccccctggcattcgtcgcGGTGCGGGGTGCCACTGAGTTCAAGTTGAGCTTTGATATCTTGACCTTTTTCTACTGttggttattttgtattgtatattgtgtattgtttgtgtatattatcTCTTTGATTGTTTGGAccttgttaagcactttggtcaactatggttgtttttaaacgtgctatataaataaaattgaactgaactgaactgaactgagtgTACAAGGGCAAaaggtggaggtatgtcccCTCTttagctaatgtattttaaagatggaggtgcaTCTAGGTCGctcctatgtattctgaatgtcagattctacgcttacgagaatactttgattcgttggtggaagtaattacacatgaatgagcacatatttgtgaaagaacaaagaggttttttgctaagaatcaactcaaaaaattacacaatgtaggttttaaGAACACAAACACCTCCAATAAAGAGTTTTTCTTaatatataaacacaaacaactCCAATAAagaggtgtatgtgtgtagtgttaACATAAACATAGATAAACATAACAAAGGTAACACAAACACTTTGACCCGGCCTTCTCTGCTGACTGGGAAAAACAACACTGGGTTTacatttaaagtacattttccccTAAGCCTAACAATACTCTGCACCCAAATAATGACATATTCACACTAtttaacactgaaaacaaacaaacaatagaaCTGAGGAGAAACCATTTTCCATGACATTTTCCAGTATATTTAATGATTCAATGGCATCGCTTACCTAGTGGTATAAACACTTGCAGGGGATCCTTTTCCCTAATATGTCTTGTTTGGGGACAGTAGTTTGACCTttcagggaggggggggggtcagcgGACAATCAGCAATCTGCTGATTTACCGCCCTCCATCTCCTGACCCCCGGCCTCTTGCCAGTTGAAAATTTGTACTTTCCCTGGGCATACATCACAGGGACATCACACCTGCCCAGTAGGCATCTGATTTCCCAGTCTTTGTCATTTCTGCAGACATTAGggacaagaaaacaacaaaaatgaaccATAACAGATGGAAATACTTCATCAACTACTGATCACCACAAGCAAGACTTTATTTCTCAATATTTCAGCAATATATTTCTATCAAATGAACAGTAGCCTACCCTATCAAATGACAAATATGTTGATTGGTAACTAATTCATTTCACAATTTATTTTAGTCAGAAAGTTTGTAACCTGTGACTAAACGGTGGCCATCCAATCAGCGACGAGATTCACATGACAACCTTATCCTGTATGATGGCAAAGGTCACTGGCGCAATCAAGACAACGGTGCGTCGGGGCAGCTATTATCGTTTCTTAGGAACTGATTGGTTGTTTTAGCAATGTTCGGATCTGTGTTAGGACCTCGTTCGAATatgttaggacttgttaggaatcgttaggaTGTGTTTGGCAGTCCATTTGCTACAATAATGCTTGGCTAAAGTATCGTTGGGGCTGTTTATTGTATGGCAATGCTACAACAAAACTatatgagagggggggggaaaaaaaaaaaaaaaaaaaaaaggaattcaaAACTGTCGACGAGGAtgggattcgaacccacgcGTGCAGAGCACAATGGATTAGCAGTCCATcgccttaaccactcggccacCTCGTCCACGTTGCAACATTATACCACCACATCCAATATAAACATGCCTGTTATGAGAATGTTGCCTTTCGCGAACGAGATTTAAGTCCCAAAAAGCTGTTTTATGTTAGTGAATCTAACGTTCGCTATGGCATGAACGTTCCTTgctgacgttagctaacgtGCTAGTAAGCCATGCTAATGTGCTATTgagccagctaacgttacgaGTAAAATTTCAGAAGTTGTGCAATAAATCTGCGTCATCTGCAATTCCCCCTCTTACATGCCTAACCTAGCACAATACATGAGCCTGGTTACATTTGAGTAACGTTGTTTGTGAGTGCGACGTAACAggtaaagttaacgttagcataTTAGTTTTTTTGACGTTAGCTTAAGTTTTCTGCAACACCTTTAACAATAAATTAATTCTAACTTGTCAATACACCACTGCTCCCATCTGTCTcaagcgttagctagctacacgTAAACCTCTGAAAATGACATCCAGACTATCGAAGGGAATAGCCTACTCATTATGTCCATGAAGTTAGATCTTAACAACCACTACAATTTCCtttaccaagtaacgttaacatTATAGTGACATTGGGAGAGCTGGTATTTTCAGTATTATAACAGAAAGCCCTGTAACCTTACCCTAGTAGAAACTATTTTGTAGGAGTTGGCAGTTATccttaatacaatacaatatgcaGTGCATTGTAAAAACTTGGAACCATGTAGAGTAAAATATTTCTTCCAGTCAAAATATGAATCCACAACCGTAAAACCAACAGCTGGACTATACTTGGAGTCTATTTTACCTCTATATCTCGTTTCAAATCAGGACTAAAGGTACTTGTAAATTAAAGGGATTTACACAGGACAGTGCTGTCTGGGTATTTGTGGCCATCTAGTGGTTGAATTAggtcattttaaaaacacaagagACTGAGTGACTCCTTCGCTTGACTTAACAAAAGCACAGCAGCAATTACATAGGCCGACATTAAAAATCACAGAggataaaaacagaataacacaataaagtcaTACACTTATTTCCATTGTAGTCATCTAGCTAGTAAAACACGAATGTGTTTTTACCCATTAGAACAGGGGGTAATAATACAATACTGCTTGCCTATATAAGTGACCCTTTTTTCCAGTTAAGATTTTTGAAATTCAAAGGCTCAAGATGTGTCCTTGGCTGAACTTTTATTATAACACTGCACATATCATACTATATATTATTTGCACACTCTGACCTCAACCAATTCAGCCTATTTTTTTCTTATGCAACAGTTATTTTGAATGTAGATATTCGTTTCTGTATTTTATGTTGGTttcatattataatatattccACATAATTGTAACTTATTGAGGCAATAAACCCTTCCCACATCAatctgttttaataataatCCGGTATACCAAGAGATGGCAGCATAGTCTAAATGATTTTGGACTAGAGCTCCAGCAAATGTGTGAAGAAAGAAGGTGGGCAGCTTTGTTCTGTTGTCATGTGCACAAACATGTCTGACTGCTGGTCCTCTCTTCAGCTGGAAATATTGATACTTTTAAAAGTATAGACTAAAAATATACTTCTTCAGTCTCGCTTTTTCCTTAGTGTCTTTAAATGTTATGGTTTAAGTGTTTATACGTATTTTAATGTCATCATTTCTATGGCTTTAGTGTTTACACTTAACCATGGTTGATCTTGTTTTGGCAATAAACTCTTCTCTGATTCTGAACCCACATCGATCTTATTTTGAGCCTTTTGCAGTTTGCTTTTGGAGCGTTGTAATAATCCGGTCTACCAGGAGATGGCATCATAATCTAAATGATTTTGGACTAGAGCTCCAGCAAATGTGTGAAGAATTGGTGTTGTGAATATGTAACAttccgggcagagcagcagctacgcgACACTTGAAGATGATGTAATATTTAGAGCGACAACGGTACTTTCACCAGGGTTCGTGTCCcatgtgtcacgtttcctaaacccactgtcgctttcttcttttcctaaacccaactgtcctgttcttttcctaaacccaactgtcctgttcttcttttcctaaacccaactgtcccgttcttcttttcctaaacccaactgtcccgttcttcttttcctaaacccaactgtcccgttcttcttttcctaaacccaactgtccctgttcttcttttcctaaacccaactgtcccgttcttgtcccgttcttcttttcctaaacccaactgtcccgtttttgtcccgttcttcttttcctaaaccgatctgtcctgttcttcttttcctaaacccaactgtcctgttcttcttttcctaaacccaactgtcccgttcttcttttcctaaacccaactgtcccgttcttcttttcctaaaccgatctgtcctgttcttcttttcctaaacccaactgtccctcgttcttcttttcctaaacccgatctgtcccgttcttcttttcctaaacccaactgtcccgttcttcttttcctaaacccaactgtcccattcttcttttcctaaaccgatctgtcctgttcttcttttcctaaacccaactgtcccgttcttcttttcctaaaccgatctgtcctgttcttcttttcctaaacccaactgtcccgttcttcttttcctaaacccaa
The Sander vitreus isolate 19-12246 chromosome 18, sanVit1, whole genome shotgun sequence genome window above contains:
- the LOC144533375 gene encoding protein FAM177A1 isoform X2 yields the protein MNNSHPETSPDIQETEFGSPALTKQRRITYFSSGETLEEEDSEEEEEEEEQSSNRPPFREPAERTRLSFKNVALLVGRISLLACDFLGERLAGALGLNAAKYQYAIDQHHRDHKTTSSKATDNLKGEQAATIHLSSGLDGSHYGATGHVRCPADTQESCDEKHMDRSEGCHNRAYQADED
- the LOC144533375 gene encoding protein FAM177A1 isoform X1, which produces MNNSHPETSPDIQETEFGSPALTKQRRITYFSSGETLEEEDSEEEEEEEEQSSNRPPFREPAERTRLSFKNVALLVGRISLLACDFLGERLAGALGLNAAKYQYAIDQHHRDHKQTTSSKATDNLKGEQAATIHLSSGLDGSHYGATGHVRCPADTQESCDEKHMDRSEGCHNRAYQADED